Proteins encoded together in one Streptomyces sp. B1I3 window:
- a CDS encoding GntR family transcriptional regulator has protein sequence MTEPPERTALYRLYDANDVLLYVGISNDPEARWARHKMLRTWGPRMARKEVAWFASREAAEAAEEDAIRLEAPLFNGTHNYPLAPFNGATWPQVTGRGGRSEALAELMRQEIRGGTWPVGSKIPTCRALGEATGAGKTAATHAVRLLQREGLLELLHGFGLFVVDGNTDLRPHSCRNPAA, from the coding sequence GTGACCGAACCACCCGAGCGCACCGCGCTCTATCGCCTCTACGACGCCAACGACGTGTTGCTTTACGTCGGCATCTCGAACGACCCCGAAGCCCGCTGGGCACGCCACAAGATGCTCCGCACCTGGGGGCCTCGCATGGCCCGCAAAGAGGTTGCCTGGTTCGCCAGCCGCGAGGCGGCGGAGGCCGCCGAAGAGGATGCCATCCGCCTTGAGGCGCCGCTGTTCAACGGAACCCACAACTACCCGCTGGCCCCCTTCAATGGGGCAACCTGGCCGCAGGTGACCGGTAGGGGCGGCAGGAGTGAAGCGCTAGCAGAGCTAATGCGGCAGGAAATCCGGGGCGGCACATGGCCAGTGGGCTCGAAGATTCCCACTTGTCGCGCTCTCGGGGAGGCGACCGGGGCCGGCAAAACGGCGGCTACTCACGCCGTCCGTCTCCTTCAGCGAGAAGGCCTGCTTGAGCTGCTGCACGGTTTCGGCCTCTTCGTCGTCGATGGAAACACCGATCTACGCCCGCATAGCTGCCGCAACCCTGCGGCATAG
- a CDS encoding type II toxin-antitoxin system prevent-host-death family antitoxin encodes MTAPKKEHQEKIADVRNALADAIEKARYYDETTVLTSRGKRVAVLVGMDFYERALEALGEERELVEPAPEKKRVVKVSKATADRIRGNDSD; translated from the coding sequence ATGACCGCGCCCAAGAAGGAGCACCAGGAGAAGATCGCCGACGTGCGCAACGCGCTCGCCGACGCCATCGAGAAGGCCCGCTACTACGACGAGACGACCGTGCTCACGTCCCGCGGGAAGCGCGTCGCCGTCCTGGTCGGCATGGACTTCTACGAGCGCGCCCTGGAAGCCCTCGGCGAAGAGCGAGAGCTGGTCGAGCCCGCACCGGAGAAGAAGCGCGTCGTGAAGGTCTCGAAGGCCACCGCTGACCGCATCCGCGGCAACGACTCGGACTGA
- a CDS encoding DUF5131 family protein, giving the protein MSSIEWTEQTWNPTTGCDRVSPGCDNCYALTMAKRLKGMGQAKYQTDGDPRTSGPGFGVAMHEDTLTDPLRWSKPRRVFVNSMSDLFHAKVTDDFIARVFAVMSLTPQHTYQLLTKRHARMRSLLSSAHFRTACEKAEAELVSDSTTPGLPRYKREQYATQWWSNFAKPLPNVWLGVSVENQKYADLRIPALLDTPAAVRFLSCEPLLGPVSLKQAVRTMGSEHGHGLTASFVHANGCCDNRLHGIDWVIAGGESGAGARPLQEAWVNELVSDAGGAGTAVFVKQLGSVWARENNASDTKGGKPDDWPVELRVREYPQPSAA; this is encoded by the coding sequence ATGAGCAGCATCGAATGGACCGAGCAGACCTGGAACCCGACGACCGGTTGCGACCGCGTCAGCCCCGGGTGCGACAACTGCTACGCCCTCACAATGGCCAAGCGACTCAAGGGCATGGGTCAGGCGAAGTACCAGACCGACGGCGACCCCCGCACCTCCGGCCCCGGCTTCGGCGTCGCCATGCACGAGGACACACTCACCGACCCGCTGCGCTGGTCCAAGCCGCGGCGGGTCTTCGTGAACTCAATGAGCGACCTGTTCCACGCAAAGGTCACCGACGACTTCATCGCCCGCGTGTTCGCAGTCATGTCGCTTACCCCGCAGCACACCTACCAGCTGCTCACGAAGCGGCACGCCCGGATGCGGTCGCTGCTTTCCAGCGCTCACTTCCGCACCGCGTGCGAGAAGGCCGAGGCCGAGCTCGTAAGCGACTCGACCACACCCGGGCTGCCGCGTTACAAGCGCGAGCAGTACGCCACCCAGTGGTGGAGCAACTTCGCCAAGCCCCTCCCGAACGTCTGGCTCGGCGTCTCCGTCGAGAACCAGAAGTACGCCGACCTCCGCATCCCCGCCCTGCTCGACACCCCGGCCGCCGTCCGATTCCTCTCCTGTGAACCGCTCCTCGGGCCCGTCAGCCTGAAGCAAGCCGTTCGGACCATGGGCAGCGAGCACGGGCACGGACTGACTGCCTCCTTCGTCCACGCCAACGGCTGCTGCGACAACCGCCTCCACGGAATCGACTGGGTCATCGCGGGAGGGGAGTCGGGCGCCGGCGCCCGCCCCCTGCAAGAGGCGTGGGTGAACGAGCTCGTTAGCGACGCCGGTGGCGCCGGCACCGCCGTCTTCGTGAAGCAGCTCGGCTCCGTGTGGGCTCGCGAGAACAACGCGTCCGACACCAAGGGCGGCAAGCCCGACGACTGGCCGGTCGAACTCCGCGTCCGCGAGTACCCGCAGCCGAGCGCCGCGTGA
- a CDS encoding DnaB-like helicase N-terminal domain-containing protein yields the protein MTTDQYAPEDLDALEGTVFERTPPHDVAAEMSVLGSCMLSPVARALVLEIVDTAAFYKPAHATIFSAIREMHGAQQPVDPITLSKYLADRGDSTRTGGWQYLSELVSAVPTWANADYYADIVQDRSLRRALIELGTSLVQMGYSADSATADLVERAVTLTRDLRDRGMAAEDLPTEDILDFVQHEDTYDWLVPGLLERHDRLILTASEGGGKSTLLRQMAVAMAAGVHPFKTWDTIDPVKVLTLDCENGAAASRRKFRPLLEAAAHIKQDVARGQFHIECRPEGLDLTRPQDRAWMMRRVEKLDPDILIIGPVYRLHAGNPNDEELARKVSVVIDEARSTARCAVLMEAHAPHGNNMGPRSLRPLGSSLWMRWPEFGFGLRPVEDEKSAQNTEGARGRRVVPWRGMRDERDWPQFIKQGERWPWTSYKPIDADEYTGYSPTGAIW from the coding sequence ATGACCACCGACCAGTACGCACCCGAAGACCTTGACGCCCTCGAAGGCACCGTCTTCGAACGCACCCCACCCCACGATGTCGCCGCCGAGATGTCCGTCCTCGGCAGCTGCATGCTCTCCCCGGTAGCTCGCGCCCTTGTCCTTGAGATCGTGGACACGGCCGCGTTCTACAAGCCGGCCCACGCCACGATCTTCAGCGCGATCCGCGAGATGCACGGGGCCCAACAGCCCGTCGACCCGATCACCCTCAGCAAGTACCTCGCGGACCGCGGCGACTCGACCCGCACCGGCGGCTGGCAGTACCTGTCCGAACTCGTTAGCGCCGTACCCACCTGGGCGAACGCCGATTACTACGCCGACATCGTCCAGGACCGCTCTCTGCGGCGGGCGCTCATCGAGCTCGGCACCTCCCTCGTACAAATGGGGTATAGCGCCGATAGCGCCACCGCCGACCTCGTCGAACGGGCCGTCACCCTCACCCGCGACCTCCGCGACCGCGGCATGGCCGCCGAAGACCTCCCCACCGAGGACATCCTCGACTTCGTCCAGCACGAAGACACCTACGACTGGCTGGTGCCCGGGCTCCTCGAGCGCCATGATCGGCTGATCCTCACCGCGTCCGAAGGCGGTGGTAAGTCCACCCTGCTCCGGCAGATGGCCGTCGCCATGGCCGCCGGCGTCCACCCGTTCAAGACGTGGGACACCATCGACCCGGTCAAGGTCCTCACCCTCGACTGCGAGAACGGGGCCGCCGCCTCCCGCCGCAAGTTCCGGCCCCTGCTCGAGGCCGCCGCGCACATCAAGCAGGACGTTGCCCGCGGCCAGTTCCACATCGAATGCCGGCCCGAAGGCCTCGACCTGACCCGCCCGCAAGACCGGGCCTGGATGATGCGCCGCGTCGAGAAGCTCGACCCCGACATCCTGATCATCGGCCCCGTCTACCGGCTCCACGCCGGGAACCCGAATGACGAAGAGCTCGCCCGCAAGGTGTCCGTCGTCATCGACGAAGCCCGGTCCACCGCACGCTGCGCCGTGCTCATGGAAGCCCACGCCCCCCACGGCAACAACATGGGCCCCCGCTCGCTGCGCCCCCTCGGCTCCTCGCTGTGGATGCGCTGGCCCGAGTTCGGATTCGGCCTTCGCCCCGTCGAGGACGAGAAGTCCGCACAGAACACCGAAGGCGCCCGCGGGCGGCGAGTCGTCCCCTGGCGCGGAATGCGCGACGAGCGGGACTGGCCCCAGTTCATCAAGCAGGGCGAGCGCTGGCCCTGGACCTCGTACAAGCCCATCGACGCCGACGAATACACCGGCTATTCCCCGACAGGAGCGATCTGGTGA
- a CDS encoding PD-(D/E)XK nuclease-like domain-containing protein, producing MTTTIESPVATAPALGIHTDLSNADYHADKTSLSSSGARKLLPPSTPAHFRWEQDNPPTPTKTFDYGNAAHKTVLGNGPDLVVIKHDTWTTKAAKAEVAEARERGAIPLKQHEMDMVTGMAAAIRQHPLAAALLDPAYGAPEQSGFWIDGPTGIRRRVRFDWLPSIQSGRLIIPDYKTAADASDDAMQKDIAKYGYNMQADWYEEASRALGLGGDDAELLLIVQEKKPPYLINVIGIEFGSRIIGGAKNRAAINTFAECMSTGNWPGYGDEPNYLALPGYAENRDKEMYL from the coding sequence ATGACCACCACCATCGAGTCGCCGGTCGCCACAGCCCCCGCCCTCGGAATCCACACCGACCTGTCGAACGCCGACTACCACGCCGATAAGACGTCGCTCTCCTCATCCGGTGCACGCAAGCTCCTGCCCCCGTCAACCCCGGCCCACTTCCGGTGGGAGCAGGACAACCCGCCGACCCCGACGAAGACCTTCGACTACGGCAACGCCGCTCACAAGACGGTCCTCGGCAACGGCCCCGACCTCGTCGTCATCAAGCACGACACGTGGACCACCAAGGCCGCCAAAGCCGAGGTCGCGGAAGCCCGCGAGCGCGGCGCGATACCGCTCAAGCAGCACGAGATGGACATGGTCACCGGCATGGCCGCCGCCATCCGCCAGCACCCCCTGGCCGCGGCGCTGCTCGATCCCGCCTACGGAGCGCCCGAGCAGTCCGGGTTCTGGATCGACGGCCCGACCGGCATCCGCCGCCGGGTGCGCTTCGACTGGCTGCCTTCCATCCAGTCCGGCCGGCTGATCATCCCCGATTACAAGACGGCGGCCGACGCCAGCGATGACGCCATGCAGAAAGACATCGCCAAGTACGGCTACAACATGCAGGCCGACTGGTACGAGGAAGCCTCCCGCGCGCTCGGCCTCGGTGGGGATGACGCCGAACTTCTGCTGATCGTGCAGGAGAAGAAGCCCCCGTACCTGATCAACGTCATCGGTATCGAGTTCGGGTCTCGCATCATCGGCGGCGCCAAGAACCGGGCCGCAATCAACACCTTCGCCGAGTGCATGAGCACCGGCAACTGGCCCGGCTACGGCGACGAACCCAACTACCTCGCCCTCCCCGGATACGCGGAGAACCGCGACAAGGAGATGTACCTGTGA
- a CDS encoding WhiB family transcriptional regulator, producing MSNTWEESALCAQTDPDAWHPLPGGTSRPAKQICGSCEVRAECLEYAISSGQRFGIWGGASEKELRQLARARQEQAA from the coding sequence ATGAGCAACACCTGGGAAGAAAGTGCGCTCTGCGCCCAGACCGACCCGGACGCCTGGCACCCGCTGCCCGGCGGAACGTCCCGGCCCGCGAAGCAGATCTGCGGCAGCTGCGAGGTGCGAGCTGAATGCCTCGAGTACGCGATCAGCAGCGGGCAGCGCTTCGGGATCTGGGGCGGGGCCAGCGAGAAAGAACTCCGCCAGCTCGCCCGAGCCCGGCAGGAGCAAGCAGCATGA
- a CDS encoding SLOG family protein, whose amino-acid sequence MNGPYLALILGLGSRAWTDRNLIDHVLTETWHDALQDGYCGIEVMEGTADGADTMCGDWAKARLIDGIGHLPVPADWEGPCTANCPPGQRRTRRNGTEYCPLAGHRRNQNMVDRKPLVALAFQVGESTGTADCLRRLAKASVPTRRWAA is encoded by the coding sequence ATGAACGGCCCCTACCTCGCCCTGATCCTCGGTCTCGGTTCCCGCGCCTGGACCGACCGCAACCTCATCGACCACGTGCTGACCGAGACATGGCACGACGCCCTCCAGGACGGCTACTGCGGCATCGAGGTAATGGAAGGCACCGCCGACGGCGCCGACACCATGTGCGGCGACTGGGCCAAGGCCCGCCTCATCGACGGCATCGGCCACCTCCCCGTCCCTGCCGACTGGGAAGGCCCCTGCACCGCCAACTGCCCGCCCGGACAACGCCGAACCCGCCGCAATGGCACCGAGTACTGCCCCCTCGCCGGACACCGCCGCAACCAAAACATGGTCGACCGCAAGCCGCTGGTCGCCCTCGCCTTTCAGGTCGGGGAGTCCACCGGCACCGCGGACTGCCTGCGCCGACTCGCCAAGGCCAGCGTGCCCACGAGGCGGTGGGCGGCATGA
- a CDS encoding GntR family transcriptional regulator, whose translation MERKAGERKYREVADDLRRRINEGEFNGGRRKLPSERDLVAEYKATTTSAMTIRQALSVLRDEGLVESRVGSGWYVAEWKPIVRNALERLYPDRWGSAESMWDVDIEGRQLDVEDLQVQFAPAPPEVARALGVGTRVKVWHRNRRYVVDGVPVMRAVSFIPDELARGTRITESDTGKGGVYERLREAGHGPVDFREQLRGRPATAAEADDLRLPAGATVIEQYRKAMREDGRVVEVARMILDASKFLLVYDFHG comes from the coding sequence GTGGAACGCAAGGCCGGCGAACGCAAGTACAGAGAGGTCGCCGACGACCTGCGTCGGCGCATCAACGAGGGGGAGTTCAATGGAGGGCGCCGCAAGCTCCCCTCCGAACGTGATCTCGTCGCGGAGTACAAGGCGACGACCACCTCGGCGATGACCATCCGCCAGGCGCTGTCTGTTCTCCGGGACGAAGGGCTGGTCGAGTCGCGAGTCGGCTCGGGCTGGTACGTCGCAGAGTGGAAGCCGATCGTCAGGAACGCTCTGGAGCGGCTCTACCCCGACCGGTGGGGCTCGGCGGAGTCCATGTGGGATGTCGACATCGAGGGTCGGCAGCTCGACGTGGAAGACCTTCAGGTGCAGTTCGCCCCCGCACCACCTGAGGTTGCTCGCGCGCTCGGCGTTGGAACCCGGGTGAAGGTCTGGCACCGGAACCGCAGGTACGTGGTTGATGGCGTGCCTGTCATGAGGGCCGTGTCCTTCATTCCGGATGAGCTCGCCCGTGGCACTCGGATCACCGAGAGCGACACGGGTAAGGGTGGCGTCTACGAGAGGCTTCGCGAGGCGGGGCATGGGCCGGTCGACTTCCGTGAGCAACTGCGAGGCAGGCCAGCGACCGCTGCGGAGGCTGATGACCTTCGCCTGCCCGCTGGGGCTACCGTGATCGAGCAGTATCGGAAAGCGATGCGCGAGGATGGCCGCGTCGTTGAGGTAGCCCGAATGATTCTGGACGCGTCGAAATTTCTTCTCGTGTACGACTTCCACGGCTGA